CCAAGCTGGCGGCGCAAGCGCTCGGCGTCAAAGATTGGTTTGAACTCCAGGAGGCGGTGCGCTCGTCGCCGCTCGAGCAACTGCCAAAGCTTTTTCCGGCTGTCGTGGAGGCGGCCGGCCGAGGCGACCCCAGCGCGCAGCGCATCCTGCGCGAGGCCGCGGTCGCCCTGGGCAAACTCGGGACACACCTGATTCGCGCCTTGAAGCTGGGCGGATCAACTCTGCCGGTGGGACTGGTGGGCGGCGTCTTCGGGCGAAGTCGGCTGCTTGACCGTGCCGTGCGAAGGTTCCTTCTTCAGGCAGCGCCGCGAGCCCGCGTGGCCATCCCAACTGTCAGCCCGGCCACGGCAGCCGCCCGCCTTGCCTGGTCCCGCTATGCGGGACGGCGGAAGAAAGGCACACACGGATAGGTCAAACGGCCGTGGAGCTCGAGAAACGTCTGCAACGCGCCACCCAAGCCGTCGGCGACGAGCTTGATCGGCTCCTGAGCGATCCCTCAAGGGAAGTCCTGAGGGCCTTGCTCGACAATGCCAACCTTGCCGAACCGCAAATTCTTTTGCTCCTCGAGCGAGCCGATCTGCCCGGGGAAATCGTGGAAGAGGTGGCGCGGAGAAAAGAGTGGATTGCCAGTTACCGGGTCAAGCTTGCTGTGGTCAGGCATCCGCGGTCGCCCCGGCTGGTCTCCATGGCGTTGCTGAAGTTCCTCTACCTGTTCGACCTCATGACGGTGAGCTTGCTGCCCACGGTTCCGGCAGAGATCCAACAGCAAGCCAGTGAAATGATCGTCGGCCGGTTGGGGCAACTGCCGCTGGGCCAGAAGCTGACGTTGGCGCGCCGCGGGCCACTCCGCGTCCTGGCCGGGCTGCTGGCGGAAGCCCGGCCGGAAGTGGTGCCGGTGGCGCTCGACAATCCGCGGCTGACCGAAGCGGTTCTGCTGCGCCTGCTGGCCGGCCGCGTGTGCAAACCGGCCATCGTTCGGGAAATTGCCAGGCATCGGAAATGGTCGCTCCGGCGCGATATTCGCTTCGCCCTGATTCGACATGCGCAAACACCCGCACCTGTCAGGGAGAGTTTCATCGCCCGGACGGTGACAGCGGATCTCGAAAGGCTGATGCGGGAAGGGGATCTCCCGGCGGCGGTGCAAGGGCTTGTTCGGAAAGAAATAGAACGTCGCCGCGGCACCTAGGGCTTTTGGGTCGGCCGCAGGTCAATTTCGCTGATGAAACTTTGCGGCCGCTGGGTCACCAGCATGGCCACGGCGTGCGCCACGTCCTCCGGCTTGAGCATCTTTTCGGGATTTTTGCCGGCATGCGGCGAAAACTCCGTGTGGACGGACCCCGGGCAGATCACACTCACCCGGATGCCGTAGCCGCGGAGGTCTTCGGCAGCCGAGTAACTCAGTCCCATTAGGCCGAACTTGGAGGCGCAATAGATCGTGCCGCCGGCAAAGCCGTTCTTGCCGGCCAGCGAGGAGATGTTAATGATGTGACCCGAGCCCTGGCGCATCATATGCGGGGCAACGGCCCGGATCGTGTAAAAGGCCCCTCGAAGATTGGTGTTCACCACCTGTTCCCATTCCTCCGGGGCGAGACGGTCCACCGGCCCAAACATTCCGATGCCTGCGTTGTTGACCAGGATGTCTATCCGCTCGAATGTTTCCATCGTTTGGTTCACCAATCTTTCCACGTCGTCGAGCTTCTGGACGTCGGCGGTTATCCCCAGCGCCTGGCCTGAAGCGCCGAGTTCGCGTGCGGCGCGTTCGACCTCCCTTGCCCCCCGGCCGCAGACGACGACCTGAGCGCCCAGGCGACAAAGCTGGGCGGCAATGGCCCGGCCAATACCGCGCGTCGCGCCCGTCACGATAGCCACTTCTTGCCTCAGGGGTTGCGAATCTTTAGGCATCCCGGCACCTCAGCTCAGCGAACCTTGTGGCTGATTTTCTCATCCTACCATGATGGGGTGAGGGCCGGGCCAGCCGCGGCGGGTGGATTCGGGGCGGTGGGTCGAGATTCGCACTTGCGCGGAAGGGAGGCTGTTTCTATAATGGCTCGGTTTTAGATCAAGCGATGCGGTCGTGGCGGCCCTTCCACGAACCCCAAAGAGCCTGAGGAGTTTGGTTGGAGGATGAAGCGGCTATGAAGCGGAGACTAAGAATCATTCTGGTGAGCCTGATGTTGGGGAATCTGGTCTTCCTCGGCACAGCCCGCCGCGGCGGGGCGCAAACCGGCCAGACGCAACCGCAACTGAAATATACCAACGAAGAGTACAACGATCTCAATGCGGCTCTAAGGGAAAAGGATCTTCAGAGGCAGGTCCAGTTGCTCGACCAGTTTTGCGAGAAGCACCCCAAAAGCGAGTTGCTGCCTACCGCGTTCCAGGCCTACTTCCAGGCCTATCAGAAACTGAACAATCCGACCAAGGTGGTGGAAACAGCCGACCGATGGTTGCTCCTTGACCCGACCAATTTTGTTGCCCTGGCCACCCGAGCCTACTATTTCCCGGCAACCATCACCAATGCCGACCCGGATCTGGCCGCTAAGCTCGACAAGGCTGAACAGGCCGCTCGCAAGGGTCTGGAGATAGTGCCCAAACAGGCGAAGCAGGCCGGCCAGACTGATGAGCAGTTTTCCGAGCAGATGAAGGCGGTCACCGCGCTCTTTCACTCCACCATCGGGCTGGCGGCGCTGCAACGTAAGGACTACAAGACCGGCCAAGTTGAATTTGACGCGGCGATTCAGAATACCCCGAAGGATCCTTGGGCCTACTACCGCTTGGCACTTTGCTTTGTGAATGGGCAGCCGCCCAACCACCCCCTGGCCATCTGGAACCTGGCGCGGGCAATCTCCCTCAAGATCCCCATCGAGGGCCAGCTCCGGGATTATTCGAAGAAGCTCTTCATCCGGTATCACGGGTCGGAGGAAGGTTATACGGACGTGCTGGCGCTTGCCGCCGGCTCAGTGTCCCCCCCGGCGGGCTGGAAGATTGTTTCCTACGAAGAAATTAATGCCGAACGCTCGAGACTCACGGTGCCAGCTATTTTCAGCGACTTGAAGGCGGGCGGCGACCCCGCTAACAAGATGTGGCTGCTCGTCAAAGGCATGGAAATCGATCTCCAGGGCCTGGTGCTGAGCAATATGCCGGACGTGGGCAAAGAGACACGGACGATTGCGCTGGCGGTGGGGGAAGAGGCAGCCGCTGCCGAAGCCGCCAACGTACAGCTCGCCGCCATTGCCCCACCCGAAGCCAAGAACTTGAAGAAGGGTGATGTGGTTCACTTCACGGGCACTATCGAGGCCTATGAAACCACCCCGGGTTTTCTTTTGAAGCTGCGGGAAGGCAAAGTCAGCGAAGAAGACATACCGAAAGTGGCGACCAAACCCTCGAAGCCTCCCGCCAAGCCCCCGGTGCGCAAACCGCGGGCTGGCACAAGCCAGATCAAGCCGAAGGGTCGGGCATAGTTTTCTCCGGGATTCTTGAAAGCATGCCGCCTCCGCTGAAGCGGGGTCGGCATTCTTGTTTTGGGAGACAGGACGCGGGACGGCAGGTAGGGGCTCAAGAAACGGCACAACCCTGTGGCCGGGCCGGCCGCGGGGCGCCACCCGGCTAGTGGCGGCCCCTGCCGTTGCGCCGAGGCTGATGGTCGAGCTTGTAGGACTC
This window of the Candidatus Acidiferrales bacterium genome carries:
- a CDS encoding SDR family NAD(P)-dependent oxidoreductase, with amino-acid sequence MPKDSQPLRQEVAIVTGATRGIGRAIAAQLCRLGAQVVVCGRGAREVERAARELGASGQALGITADVQKLDDVERLVNQTMETFERIDILVNNAGIGMFGPVDRLAPEEWEQVVNTNLRGAFYTIRAVAPHMMRQGSGHIINISSLAGKNGFAGGTIYCASKFGLMGLSYSAAEDLRGYGIRVSVICPGSVHTEFSPHAGKNPEKMLKPEDVAHAVAMLVTQRPQSFISEIDLRPTQKP